In Paenibacillus algicola, a genomic segment contains:
- a CDS encoding non-ribosomal peptide synthetase — protein MHETLKDKLAALTADQRMEFLKGIKKKLQESPADEKLVTAGKSKERYPLSFTQQRLWFLQELDPQSPFYNIPSGFQLRGDWDEKLLKRSMEELARRHDVLRTTFASDQEGAAVQIVADLPRLSWQSVDLQALPDQLQSLEMMRVQNEDVQRPCDLRNGPVWWATLVRLKSDEYRLIVTMHHIIFDGWSLSVFIKELAAIYQTLASGAEVSSLPVPTLQYSDYVAMQREKVNEMVLDKQLRYWTGHLQGQLPVLELPTDRPRPPVQTFKGAAYTVLLPQALYDDLKSFSRKQEATLFMTLLTLFKVLLYRYSGQTDITVGFPISGRHLPNTEQAIGVFVNTLPMRTDLSGEPSFADLLGKVRQTALEAYEHQDIPFDRLVDAVNPERSLSHNPLFQVLFTYQNALPEMMLGERSIVYEAVDGGTAKFDVSLDIYEGPEGPTCIFEYNTDLFDRQRIVRMADHFCTLAESVVRMEDCPISALPMLSETERHTILYEWSGESLAYERELQIHQWFERQADATPERPALVHNKQVWTYDELNARANQIARSLQQAGVEHGSRVGICLERSMDMVAAVLAVLKAGGAYVPIDPSYPADRIEFMLEDAQISILLTHMQTTDHFKDYSINQISLDGETLLNFAGEKGNLPVSGTENSLAYLIYTSGTTGKPKGTLVRHASLVNALVGWEKAYRLSSETRSHLQLASFSFDVFTGDWIRALCSGAKLVLVDKDVVLSAEQLYETMVHEQVDCAEFVPAVFRNLVQFLKETGRTLDFMRVLCIGSDRWYVHEYEMYKMLCGPQTTLINSYGLTEATIDTTYCDSGVEDLSPHQLMPIGRPFPNQYVYVLDASQQPVPAGIEGELYIGGRGLAAGYWNRPDLTAERFVQHPFSDEEGALLYRTGDRARFLWDGRLELIGRMDNQIKLRGYRIELGEIETSITSYPGVQACAVKVWEDSILAAWIIPEDSSEVNIERLRQALKNILPDYMVPAAYIIVDTLPLTVNGKIDLNALPAPEIFMDLNNAYVSPRTLTEEMLCEIWTEAFRVPRMGIHTDFFVSGGHSLLAIQILAQIRKIFKVDLSIQVLFKAPTIAELAAVIAQEKGELEHYKEAIHEIPECIPDAENRYEKFPLTDVQQAYWIGRNDAFEMGNVSTHSYDELDVEDFDADRFESAWNRLIVRHDMLRAIVTDDGMQQVLKEVPFYQIPFIQLQELEPEEVELKLASLRQEMSHQMLATNKWPVFDLRVSLLHNGRARIHLSSDALMFDAWSYVVLLRELAELHHNPDAELPELKITFRDYVQAEERMKASSAYQRSLEYWKSRVPELPPAPELPMAKSPDSLKNPYFTRLHNRLEGDHWSRLKTKATSMGLTASGVLLAAFAEVLAVWSKHPRFCLNLTFLNRMQLHPQVNEMVGEFTSLTLLEIDGSGSDRFVERAAMTQTNLWNDLEHHHVSGVQVLRELSRMHGQYQSALMPVVFTSALTLPIPDRKLTGFDLKPVYSITQTSQVWLDCGVWEDEKVLYCNWDVVRELFPEGMLEEMFTAFFDLLYRLANEDAIWHEQNVIRHPHSSLLDSAGERKEQEESAGLMLHELFSQKARQFPMHTAVSMLQRSMTYEELERLTNRLGRMLRQSGAGANQLVAVMMEKGWEQIAAVVSILKSGAAYLPIDPELPQERINYLLVQGEVSIVLTQPWIEEVMNRQDKSITWLIVDDGVAEGVEDEPLESAQQLKDLAYVIFTSGSTGKPKGVMINHMGAVNTILDVNDSFNITEKDRVLALSSLSFDLSVYDIFGVLAAGGTIVLPEAASRKDPAHWMSLMQKERVTLWNSVPALMGMLVEYAASRLVDVPESLRLILLSGDWIPLKLPEDIRSLSKGAEIVSLGGATEASIWSILYVIKEVNPGWSSIPYGRAMRNQGFHVLNSASLEPCPVWVTGHLYISGVGLAKGYYRDDEKTASSFIIHPRTGERLYRTGDLGRYLPDGNIEFLGREDFQVKVQGYRIELGEIEVALTQHPEVREAAAAVVVAEDQKPRLAAYWTGREASAEITQEELRSYLSSKLPHYMLPAVFLRLESMPLTSNGKVDRKALPVIKLNVSSPPMDTVFPRTDLEERLAALWRDVLKLNIVGVHDNFFELGGDSLLAVRFMIRLQHETGESHPLRVLFEKPTIAELAVYLESLVFASYALE, from the coding sequence ATGCATGAGACATTAAAGGACAAGCTGGCCGCACTGACTGCTGACCAACGAATGGAATTCTTAAAAGGAATCAAAAAAAAGCTGCAGGAGTCCCCCGCTGACGAAAAGCTTGTCACCGCCGGGAAATCCAAGGAGAGATACCCTCTCTCCTTTACCCAGCAGCGGCTCTGGTTCTTGCAGGAGCTTGATCCACAGAGCCCGTTTTACAACATTCCATCGGGGTTTCAACTGCGTGGCGATTGGGATGAGAAGCTGCTCAAGCGCAGCATGGAGGAGCTGGCACGCCGGCATGATGTGCTGCGTACGACATTTGCTTCGGACCAGGAAGGTGCGGCTGTTCAGATCGTGGCAGACCTTCCCCGCCTGTCATGGCAATCTGTAGATCTTCAAGCTCTGCCGGACCAGCTGCAATCACTAGAAATGATGCGGGTTCAGAATGAAGATGTCCAGAGACCGTGTGATTTACGAAACGGACCCGTGTGGTGGGCTACGCTCGTCAGGCTGAAGAGTGACGAATATCGTCTCATTGTAACGATGCATCATATCATATTCGATGGGTGGTCGCTGAGCGTTTTCATTAAAGAGCTGGCAGCCATCTACCAGACTTTAGCTTCCGGTGCTGAGGTATCTTCACTCCCGGTTCCAACACTCCAATATTCAGACTATGTGGCCATGCAGCGAGAAAAAGTGAATGAAATGGTGTTGGACAAGCAGCTTCGTTATTGGACCGGGCATCTCCAGGGTCAACTGCCGGTGCTTGAGCTGCCAACAGATCGGCCGCGTCCACCGGTTCAGACGTTTAAAGGGGCTGCGTATACTGTGCTGCTGCCTCAGGCGCTGTATGACGACTTGAAATCATTTAGTCGAAAACAGGAAGCTACGTTGTTTATGACTCTGCTCACTCTCTTCAAGGTACTCCTCTACCGTTATTCAGGACAGACTGACATTACGGTAGGCTTTCCGATCTCCGGCCGTCATCTGCCTAACACTGAGCAGGCCATCGGCGTGTTCGTGAACACACTGCCCATGCGAACAGACCTATCCGGCGAACCCTCTTTTGCGGATCTGCTTGGTAAGGTTCGCCAGACGGCACTGGAGGCCTATGAGCATCAGGATATTCCATTTGATCGACTGGTAGATGCAGTGAATCCTGAACGGAGCTTGAGTCATAACCCATTGTTTCAGGTGCTGTTTACCTATCAGAATGCGCTGCCTGAAATGATGCTCGGCGAACGCTCCATTGTATATGAAGCCGTGGACGGCGGGACGGCGAAATTTGATGTTTCACTGGACATTTACGAAGGTCCTGAAGGTCCTACATGCATATTTGAATACAATACAGATCTGTTTGACCGTCAGCGTATTGTCCGAATGGCTGATCATTTCTGCACTCTTGCGGAATCCGTTGTACGTATGGAGGATTGCCCCATTTCTGCATTGCCGATGCTATCTGAGACAGAGCGGCATACCATTCTTTACGAATGGAGCGGAGAATCCTTGGCATATGAACGTGAACTGCAGATCCATCAATGGTTCGAGCGGCAGGCTGACGCAACGCCTGAACGGCCTGCTTTAGTGCATAACAAACAAGTGTGGACCTACGATGAGCTGAATGCGAGAGCAAATCAGATCGCACGTTCACTGCAGCAAGCAGGTGTTGAGCACGGCAGCCGTGTAGGCATTTGTCTGGAACGTTCCATGGATATGGTCGCCGCCGTGCTGGCCGTTCTGAAAGCAGGGGGGGCATACGTGCCCATTGATCCCAGCTACCCGGCTGACAGGATAGAATTTATGCTTGAGGACGCGCAGATTTCTATTCTCCTGACACATATGCAGACCACAGATCATTTTAAAGACTACTCCATCAATCAGATCTCTCTTGATGGTGAGACATTGTTAAATTTTGCAGGGGAGAAAGGCAATCTTCCCGTTTCCGGTACGGAGAACAGCTTGGCTTATCTCATTTATACCTCGGGTACAACGGGGAAGCCCAAAGGCACATTGGTACGCCATGCCAGCTTGGTGAACGCCCTTGTTGGCTGGGAGAAAGCATACCGGCTTTCATCGGAGACCCGCTCGCATTTGCAGCTGGCCAGCTTTTCGTTTGATGTGTTCACGGGCGATTGGATTAGAGCGCTCTGTTCCGGAGCCAAGCTTGTGCTGGTGGATAAGGATGTAGTCCTCAGTGCGGAGCAATTGTACGAGACCATGGTGCATGAGCAGGTGGATTGCGCGGAATTTGTGCCGGCTGTTTTCCGAAATCTTGTTCAGTTTCTGAAGGAAACAGGTCGAACTCTTGATTTTATGCGTGTGCTGTGCATTGGATCTGATCGGTGGTATGTGCATGAATACGAGATGTATAAAATGTTGTGCGGTCCTCAAACCACATTGATTAACTCTTATGGTTTGACCGAGGCCACGATCGACACTACGTACTGTGACTCAGGCGTTGAAGACCTATCACCTCATCAGCTCATGCCGATCGGTCGTCCGTTTCCCAACCAATATGTCTATGTGTTAGACGCTTCACAACAGCCGGTTCCTGCCGGCATCGAGGGTGAATTGTATATTGGCGGGAGAGGGCTGGCTGCAGGCTATTGGAACCGGCCGGACCTAACTGCAGAGCGATTTGTACAGCATCCATTCAGTGACGAGGAAGGCGCGCTGCTCTACCGAACAGGTGACAGGGCTCGTTTTCTGTGGGATGGCAGGCTGGAACTGATAGGGCGGATGGACAATCAGATCAAGCTGAGAGGATATCGGATTGAGCTCGGGGAGATTGAGACCTCCATTACTTCTTATCCAGGGGTACAGGCATGTGCTGTAAAGGTTTGGGAGGATTCTATCCTGGCGGCTTGGATTATCCCTGAAGACAGCAGTGAGGTGAACATTGAAAGGCTGCGCCAAGCCCTCAAGAATATTTTGCCGGATTACATGGTGCCTGCTGCCTATATCATCGTGGATACACTGCCTCTTACGGTTAACGGAAAAATAGATCTGAACGCGCTGCCAGCGCCGGAAATATTCATGGACCTGAACAATGCTTATGTATCACCACGAACGCTGACCGAGGAGATGCTGTGCGAAATCTGGACTGAAGCTTTTAGAGTGCCCAGAATGGGGATTCATACTGACTTCTTTGTCAGTGGAGGCCACTCTTTGTTAGCGATTCAGATTCTCGCCCAGATCCGCAAGATTTTTAAGGTAGATCTGTCCATACAGGTACTGTTTAAAGCTCCGACCATTGCAGAGCTCGCTGCTGTAATTGCGCAAGAGAAGGGTGAGCTTGAACACTATAAAGAAGCCATTCATGAAATACCGGAATGTATACCCGACGCCGAAAATCGCTACGAGAAGTTTCCGCTAACCGATGTACAGCAAGCCTACTGGATCGGAAGAAACGATGCATTTGAAATGGGCAATGTTTCGACCCATAGCTACGATGAACTGGATGTGGAGGATTTCGATGCCGATCGTTTCGAGTCGGCCTGGAACAGACTCATTGTTCGCCATGACATGCTACGGGCTATTGTTACGGATGATGGGATGCAGCAGGTGCTGAAGGAGGTTCCTTTCTATCAGATTCCATTTATACAGCTTCAAGAGCTGGAACCGGAAGAAGTCGAGCTGAAGCTCGCATCACTGAGGCAGGAGATGTCGCATCAGATGCTTGCAACGAACAAGTGGCCCGTGTTCGATCTTCGAGTCAGCCTGCTTCATAACGGCAGAGCCCGGATTCATCTGAGCTCGGATGCGCTGATGTTTGACGCCTGGAGCTACGTCGTTCTTCTGCGGGAGCTGGCCGAACTGCACCACAATCCGGATGCCGAGCTGCCGGAGCTGAAGATTACGTTTCGGGACTATGTCCAGGCCGAGGAACGGATGAAAGCGTCAAGTGCATACCAACGCTCCTTGGAGTATTGGAAATCGCGTGTGCCTGAATTGCCTCCGGCTCCGGAGCTTCCAATGGCCAAATCCCCGGATTCTTTGAAAAACCCATACTTCACACGCCTGCATAACCGCTTAGAAGGAGATCATTGGAGCCGTTTAAAAACTAAAGCAACGTCCATGGGTCTGACGGCATCGGGTGTGCTGCTTGCTGCCTTTGCCGAAGTGCTTGCTGTCTGGAGCAAGCATCCGCGGTTTTGTCTGAATCTGACCTTTCTGAATCGGATGCAGCTGCATCCGCAGGTCAATGAAATGGTTGGGGAATTTACGTCACTCACTTTGCTGGAAATCGATGGATCGGGCTCCGATCGTTTTGTAGAACGCGCAGCAATGACACAGACAAATCTATGGAATGATCTTGAACATCATCACGTCAGTGGTGTGCAGGTGTTGCGCGAGCTGAGCCGAATGCACGGTCAATACCAAAGTGCGCTTATGCCGGTCGTATTTACGAGTGCATTGACGCTGCCTATCCCCGATCGCAAGCTAACAGGATTCGACTTGAAGCCGGTGTATAGTATTACGCAAACCTCGCAGGTATGGCTGGATTGCGGGGTGTGGGAAGACGAAAAAGTACTTTACTGTAATTGGGACGTCGTTCGGGAGCTGTTTCCGGAGGGCATGCTGGAGGAGATGTTTACCGCTTTTTTCGACCTGCTGTACCGGCTTGCTAATGAAGACGCCATCTGGCATGAACAAAACGTCATTCGTCATCCTCACAGCTCTCTGCTTGATTCAGCCGGCGAAAGGAAAGAACAGGAAGAATCTGCGGGTTTAATGCTACATGAGCTGTTTAGCCAAAAAGCCAGACAATTTCCTATGCACACTGCCGTTTCCATGCTGCAGCGTTCTATGACTTATGAAGAGCTGGAGCGGCTGACGAATCGGCTGGGCCGCATGCTGCGTCAATCCGGTGCAGGGGCGAATCAGCTTGTTGCTGTGATGATGGAGAAAGGCTGGGAGCAGATCGCAGCCGTTGTCAGCATCTTGAAGTCCGGCGCAGCGTATCTGCCGATTGATCCGGAGCTGCCTCAGGAACGCATTAATTATTTGTTAGTGCAGGGCGAGGTAAGTATTGTGCTTACCCAGCCATGGATTGAGGAGGTGATGAACCGGCAAGACAAGTCCATCACCTGGCTCATTGTCGACGATGGAGTTGCTGAAGGCGTTGAGGATGAACCGCTGGAATCAGCCCAGCAGTTGAAGGATTTGGCGTATGTTATTTTTACGTCGGGATCGACAGGTAAGCCTAAAGGCGTCATGATTAACCACATGGGCGCAGTCAACACGATTTTAGATGTGAATGATTCTTTTAATATTACTGAAAAGGATCGGGTGCTGGCTTTATCCTCGCTTAGCTTTGACCTGTCTGTTTATGATATTTTCGGTGTCCTGGCTGCAGGTGGGACGATCGTTTTGCCGGAGGCTGCGAGCAGAAAAGATCCTGCACACTGGATGTCATTAATGCAAAAAGAGCGTGTAACCTTGTGGAACTCGGTTCCAGCTTTAATGGGGATGCTGGTTGAATACGCTGCAAGCAGGCTTGTAGATGTGCCGGAATCGCTGCGTCTCATTCTCCTTAGCGGGGACTGGATTCCGCTCAAACTTCCAGAGGATATTCGTTCCTTGTCAAAAGGTGCAGAAATTGTGAGCTTGGGAGGAGCGACGGAAGCTTCCATCTGGTCCATTTTATATGTAATCAAAGAGGTGAACCCTGGCTGGTCCAGTATTCCTTATGGGCGTGCGATGCGAAATCAAGGCTTCCACGTGTTGAATAGTGCTTCATTAGAGCCATGCCCTGTGTGGGTGACGGGACATCTGTATATTAGCGGAGTTGGATTAGCCAAAGGATATTATCGTGATGATGAAAAAACGGCGTCGAGCTTCATCATTCATCCCCGCACGGGAGAACGTTTGTACCGGACAGGCGATCTGGGACGATATTTGCCTGATGGAAACATTGAATTTTTAGGCCGTGAAGACTTTCAAGTCAAGGTCCAGGGGTATCGTATTGAATTGGGCGAAATCGAGGTCGCACTTACTCAACATCCAG